The window ACGAACCTAGGAAAAAAGGCTAGTGAAGACGCTTCCGAGAGGACCAATAAAAATAGTGGTAAGCGAATGAATCGAAAGTCTTGTTTATCAATATCTTGTGAAGGTTGAGCTGGCTTTAGCTTAATAATTGCTTGGTTAGCTAGATGAAGCAGTTTGCCAAACTCGTCTCGAGAAGAGGTTTTTGCCAAGTGATTGACGATATCTCGGTTCACAAGCATGAATACTTTCTTTAATTGGTTCCAAGGTGAAATAATCATGAAGTTACACATGAATAGAATTATTTCGGCGACGACAAGGCAAGAGGCGACCAAAACGGTGATCATATCCATGACGCTTTCTTTCAGCATATTCATGATCAAGTTGTTGTCGGTAGTCACCTTCAGCTGCATTGTGTGACTTAGGCTATTACTGTTATTGTGGTTGTCGATATTGTCGCTATTAAATGGTGTAAACGTTGATACGCGTATAGATGCGTGTTTAACATTTCCCTCAGGATAGTGATAAGAGCTACCAGACTTCCCGTTAAAAGTAATAGATAGAATCTCACTGTGGTTATCAACGAAGAAAGCAAATTCGTCTTCTAAGCCATGCAGTCTGTTGTCTGGAACGCCTTTATTGAGTAACCCTTTAATCATCTGATTTAGTGAGTCACCAATCAGGGTTGATTTCTGCTCGAGCTTAACTTCATAAATCTGCGAAAACTTGTCCAGAGATTGATAAGAAACACCTAAATTAGCAATAATCGTTAACAGGATAGCAAGAGAAATGATAAACACGGGAAAGTGTTTTGTTTTCAATTTCTCGAACTTGGACATTGAATCGGGAGATTGCAGTGCCTTATGTGCTTGAGCTAACGTTGGAAGTAAATCGCTAGCTCCATCAGAAGTTTCAATTATCTCAGTTGCACCTTTAACACGGTCTACAATCCCTTCTAACAGATATTTCAAGGCTATAAAGGCAAATGCACAAGACAGCACTATCCATAAGGCTGAATACAAGAATTGATCCTTTAGCAAGGACGCTTTCTGTTGGTCTAATAGTGTCGTAGAGTAATAGAGCTTTATTTGGCCTTCAACTAAACCAAAAGAGTTGGTTATATCAAGTGATAGCTGACGATCGTTTGCTTGGTTGTGTACACCTGTGCCAAATAGTTGTTCACCAGAGGTAGACACCACCATTAATGCAGTAATGCCATCAACAAACTTTAGCCTACGATCCAGTATACCTTGTATGTTCGATATAGCTGGAAGCGGCAGACCTAAACTGATCGCTTGATTGATATCATTATGTGTTTCTTCTAAAACGATTCGATAGGTAGAGTCGGAGGTTTCCGTCAGCCTTTTCTCGAAATTGAAATAGTTTAGTGTTGCATTTAACGTGATGGAAAACAGCAAAACCGCCATGATGGCGAACATCAATTTGACCCTAAGTGATAGGCTAAATGATGTCGGATTGGTGGAGGTTTGGCTGGTCTTGCTGTTCATTGGTTAAGGCCTACTTAATAGATAAATCGAAGTCAGCACTGTTGTTCGTTGCGCTAACTGTTACTTGAGTAATGGGTTCGCTGCGGCTTAATCGCCCGATACATTCTTCGGCTAATCTTGGCATCAGTGAACGGTTAATAATTTGTTCTACAGCGCGACCGCCAGTGGTTGGATCGGTATTACGGTCGACCACGAACTGAATGAAATTCGTATCCCAAGTGAATGAAGCTTTATATTGCTCTGCAAGTTTCTTTTTGATTCGATTTAGCGATATTTCTGTGATTTTCGCCAATTCTTCATCGTTAAGTGGGTAGTAGGGAACAATGGTAGTTCGGCCTAAAAATGCAGGTTTAAAGTATTGTTGCAGATCCGGACGTATTGATTCGAGTAGCTTGTCATTATCGATGCGATCGGTAGTCTGAGCACACACATCACAGATAGCTTGGTCGGCAGCGTTCGACGTCATAATAATGATGGTGTTCTTGAAATCGACGGTTCGACCTTCGCTGTCTTTGATATGACCTTTATCGAAGATTTGATAGAACAGATCATGTACGCCAGGGTGTGCCTTCTCCATCTCATCCAATAGCAATACAGAATAAGGGTTGCGTCGAATCGCTTCCGTCAATACACCACCTTCACCAAAGCCCACGTAACCTGCTGGTGAGCCGAGTAGCATGGAAATTTTATGCTCCTCTTTAAACTCGGTCATGTTAATAACGGTAAGATCGTTGCTTCCTCCGTACAGTTGCTCCGCAAGTGCCATTGCAGTTTCAGTTTTACCGACACCACTTGGGCCACACATTAGGAACACACCAATCGGTTTACGATTGTCCGTTAAACCCGCTCGGGAAATACGAATTGCTTTTGCTAGTTCGTTCTTTGCGACATCTTGTCCTATCACTCGAGTATTAAGTTCATCTTCCAAGGTCAGCAGCTTAGCGATTTCATCGCTCATCATGTTACCAACCGGGATACCAGTCCAATTCGCAATCACCTGAGCAATAGTGTTATCGTCGACCATGGCATAGACGAGGGGCTCCTCACCTTGTACGTTTGCTAACTCGATACGTAGGCCGTCGAGTCGCTGCTGCTTGTTGGAGTCAACCGCATTTAGCTCTTGTGCTTCAGTTATCTCTTGCTGAACCACTTTAATTTGGTCTACTAATTCAATCTCTTTTTCCCAACGCGTGTAATACGCAGCCAACGTTTGTTGGTTCTCTTCTATCGATAGTGTGAGCTCTTTAATCAACTCAGCGCTGTTGGAGAACAGTGCCTCTTCTTTTTCTAATGCTGATTTTTCGTTTTCTTGATAACGAATCGTCTGCTCTAGTGTTTCCAATACTTCTGGCTTCGCGCCTTGTGTCAGTGCGATTCGTGCACTGGCAGTATCAAGTAGGCTAATGGCTTTGTCTGGCAGTTGGCGACTTGGAAGGTAACGGATCGATAAGTTGACCGCTGCTTCAATCGCGGATTCAGCAATAAAAGCGCCATGGTGAGCTTGCAATGAAGCAGCCACACCACGAAGCATTTGCATCGCATCTTCTGCGTTAGGCTCTTCAATGGTCACAACTTGGAATCGGCGTGTTAGAGCCGGATCTTTTTCGAAGTACTTTTTGTATTCCGCCCATGTTGTCGCAGCGATGGTTTTGAACTCACCACGCGCCAAGGCTGGTTTTAGAAGGTTTGCCGCGTCGTTTTGTCCAGCAGCGCCGCCCGCACCGATAAGGGTGTGAGCTTCATCGATAAATACAATGATGGGTACTTCTGAGCTTTTTACTTCATTGATGACGTCTTTTAAGCGGTTCTCAAACTCACCTTTAACGCTAGCACCGGCTTGCAGTAAGCCAAGGTCTAAAGAGTGGATCTGTACGCCTTGTAGAGCACTAGGGACTTCATCGGCTGCAATTCTTAACGCTAATCCTTCAACAACAGCGGTTTTACCTACGCCTGGTTCACCGACCATAATCGGGTTGTTTTGGCGCTTACGACACAAGATATCAATCGCTTTTCTTACTTCTGCATTACGGCCTGAAATTGGGTCGATGTTGCCATCAATAGCCTGCTGAGTTAGGTTTACTGTGTATTTGCTTAGAGCGTCGTTACCCGCGGGGGTACTATCGACAGCGCCATTAGCTGAAGGTGCTGAAGAGTTACGTGCTATAGGGGTTTTCTTGATAAGACCTTGCAGAGACTCAAGTGAAACATTGCTTAATGATTCAAGTTGTAAGGTCGTCACACCTAATACGTTTTGCTGCATTAGAGCTTGAATAAGGTGTAGGCTGACGATCTCTCCATGCCCGTAGTTTACTGATGCAATCATCCAAGCGTCTTTGATTAATTCCGTTAACCCGTGGCTTAACGTCGGTTGACCTTCATTGCCTTTTGGGAGCATAGATATTTTCTTTGTCAATTCATTGACTAAGGCATCTATTGAAAGTTTTTGAGATTCACACAATGTCATTAGCATTGGGTCTTTCTGGGAGATAAGTTGAAGAACCCAGTGTTCAACCTCTATAGCTCCAACACCTTGGTTCATTGCTGAACCAGCAGATGCTTCGAGCGCCTGCTTTAGGGTAGGTGCTAGCTTGCCTACTAAGTTAGTGAGCGTTACTTGTGTCATTGTTTATTCCTTATATTTCTATAATCTACACGAACCATATTGCGAACTATAAAAGCAAAATGTTTACACTTTTATTAGGACTATGCTGAGGGGCAAGATAATCAATCTCTCCTAGGCGAGCTGCAATAGAAACGTTGCTTGATAAACGGGGTTTGGTTAAATATGAACGCTTAACGTTCAAATAGATGGCAACAGGCGTGTTGTCTTTTAAGTAATGCTGAGTCAAAGACCACATGGATTTCGCCAATTGGTCATCTTGCTGAATTTCTAGGAATTCACTTCTGCTTTTTGGAGTAACAAAAATACTCAAGTTGTTGAAATTAACGAGGCAGGTTTTTCCTACTAAGAAACCTTGGCCTAAACGGCTATTGAAATCCCGATTTGTACCTAGTCGTGTCAATGAATCTGTAGGCAATAGGCGACGTTCAAATGCCTTACATTCGACATTGATTGAGTAAGGAAAAAAATCATTGAGTATCTTTTTTAGCGTTGTAAGGCTACGGCTTTGTTGGCTAAGTAATAGTGAGTATTGCAGGTATTCTTTGTGTTCTTTCCCAAGTGCTGAAAAATGATTCAATAACGCCGTTTTTTTGGAATTCTGCTCGTTTTCAACGAGTAACCAACGTTGCACATTAGTTCGATAGGTGATTTCAAAGTGGCGTTGATTAAACACATCCAGAAAGTCTTGCAGTGAATGATCGTCGTTGTGTATCGCGCTTAACAACTCTTCATAAATATAATTGGGAATTACCCCTTTTACACCAGAAAGCGCTTCTTTTGCCAATCTCAGCTTTGCCTTGTTTCCCTTTAGCGAAAAGTACTGAATTTCTTGAGGGTTCCCGGTTGGCATTGCCTCAGACTTCAATTGGATTTGTAGCTGAGTAGAGCTGTGAGACTGGAGTCGTTCCAATAGTCTCATTGCTTGCGAGAAGTCGTACTTTTCGGGTTGAGTCGTTAGATCTTCGATGAAATGCTTCATATCGGCTTCCTATAACGATCGATCCAATTGTGCTTATTTTGTGGAGTTACAGGCACAATTGACTACCGTGAATCTTAGGGTATTTTTTTATGAAACCATCTCGCCCATAGAGACGAATCTTAAGTTGGATGTATCTATCAAAACTGCAAAATTGCTGGAAGAAGCGATTCAACACATCGGCAAATGCTAGATAAGGTGAGGTGGCATCAAGCGTAAGTTCAATCTCGGTTCCGGGCGAGAACACGTTCTTACCCAACACACGAATTGCAGAAACTTGCGAATTGAATGTAATTGAGTGAATCATCTGAATTTCTGTGCTTGATACCTGGTCGCGACTGCACAAACTCAACATATGTTTGAGTTCAGCTACCGGGTTGCTAGATTGCACCAATGATGTGAAGTTGGTGTTCAATAAGCTAATAAATTCCCAGTGGATGTTTTGGTCGATTTCTTTTTTAATCGGCGCAGAGGGCGGGTAAATAGGTGAGAAATCACCGGGTAAATCAATACTCTCTAAGCATTCCAAAGTGCCGATTACACCACAAGCTTGCTTCCCATTAGTACACAGTAACTTGGTACCAAGTAGCTTGCTAAATTCTGTATTTGTCGTGTCCGATAACGAAATCGCTATGCTTACTTCACCAAAGTGATCGTGTTTACTTTGCCAGTAGTCGTAACTTTGGTTATGTGAATACTTTTCTTTAAAAAGTGGAATTAAAGGGACCTCTCCGTTCGGAGTGATTTCATAGACGTTTTGAATTTCAATAATTTCTATATTGTTGTCACTATGAGCGTCGGCATTAACTGGAACGGATAGAGTCCGGTGGTCATATGGGATCGGTTCGCCAGTTTGCTCAAATAAATTAATCGCAGGCACGACATTGAGCTTGAATACGTCTCTATTAAATAGACGAATGAACTCTGATGGCAATGATGACATAAACAAATTAATCACGATTTCAGACTCGTCAAATTTGTTCGCGTGTTCAGCAAAGTTTTTTAGTCTAAAGAACTGTCGCTTCTCTTTGAAAAAGAAGAATTCATTGATCAGTTGATAACCGGTGAATTGATTTCCGTGTTCAGGCAAGAACTTAAACTCGAGATCACTGATTCGATTTTTTAGTTGAAGGTTATCAACGGTCGAGTGTTGGGCACACTCGGAATCGGAAATGGAAATCGACAAGGTATTGTTGAGAAGCAAATCGACGAGAGAGTCAGCATTATTTTCGAAGCCTTTGACGAAGAAATCGAGATCACCTAATTCTAAATGGCTGAAATAAACATCCGGATCACCAGTACTCAGAGATATCTGAACAACCGCGGAGCTTTGGTTAGCTGTTGAAGGTCTGTTGAAACTAAACGGCGCACTCAATGCTCTGGCATTGCTTAAATTAAATGGTGCTATATTGAGTTCGTCAACGGTCTTAAATAGGCACTCGTTTTTCGTGTTTGTACTTGAAAAAAGTGAGCCTTTAGGCAAGCTGCTTGATTCAATAGGACCGTCTTCAGTATGAAGTTCAAGATAAGCAACACTAGGAACAGTTTGAATATAAGAAGGGTAGAGAACACTCAAAATACCTTCGATAACTTCAGGCAACTGTTCAGATAGTTTTTTTTCTACCTTTGCGTTCAATAGTGCTACACCGTCGAGTAAGCGAGCCATGCTAGGGTCTTCGATCTTACCTTGATGAATATTGAGGTTTTCGGCATGAGTAGGGTATTCCTGACCGAACTGACCTAACGAACGGCGCACAAAGGCCAGTTCTTGCTCGAAGTAACGCATAATGGGCTCAGTCATAGCTATCTTCTTCTATAGATGTAGTTAAATCGCTTAGTGCGATTCTTGAATCAAAGATTAGGTCTCGTTCACCATTATTGGTCTTCACTTTAGCTATGATGTTGAACGATAGTGAATTATCACCTTCTTTACGCTGCCCGAGCTCAACAGATATGTCGTGTAATCGTGGCTCGAAGCTTTTTATCCAAGCCTCGATACGTAAAGTGATCTGAGTGTTTTCTAAGGTTGCGCTCAGTAAATGAACATCTTCGATACCAAATTTAAAGTTCGAGCGGTTTACTTCAAAGAGCCTATTATCAATTTCTGTCAATGAAGCTTCTGCCTCTAACAGCTTGGTTAGGTGGAACTTAATATCTTCAATCTCGGCGTCCTGATAGGGCTTTGCATTGCTGATAAAGGTTTTCCAAAAACTCATGATGCTACCTCGTTTAGATCGGTAGTCAGCACAACCTCGCCACTAAAGTAATCAAATTGGTATTGAGGAACGATACGCAGAGTGCAGGCAAAACTGCCAGCTTGAGAGCGAGATTCTTTGACACTAACTTTGGCAAAGCTCAATGGATATTTGGACAAGGTTTCTTCATTTGCAAATGAGACATTGCTGGAAAACTTTTCGATCCAGTTTGTTAAAAACAGCTCACACTCGTTGGCACTGTTGAAACTACCGACCATCTCACGCACTTGCACTTTTAGATAATGGGCAATTCTGCAAGACATTAGCGTAGTCTGAATCTGAGTTAACACTTTGTCATTATCGTTCTGCCCACACTGCCAAATAGAGTTATTGCCATTGAAGTAAAACTTATTGGTTAAAGGGCTTTTGGTTAATGGAATAAAGCCACTTTGCGCGTAAAAATTAGACAGTTGCCCGAATAAACTAACATCCGCTACTGGTTTTTGCAGGTGGCTGTCAAAATAGTGGCTCGCAGGGAGGTTAATAACAGAGCCTTGCAACTTGTCATTCCAGCGGGACTTCAGAAAGCCGAACCAGTTCACACGATGAAATTCCCGCATGATTGTAGTGGCTAGTACCATATTGGCTAAGCCCCATGAGCCTTTGCCTTGTTCATTATAAACAAAGCCGACTCGTCGGTTTTTGTATGCATCACGAAGACGAACCTGAGGTAACGCCATGCCAATAAAGCGTGAACTTGGTTTACTGCGTAGGTCTTGCCACGCTTTGAAATCAGGACCGGATAGAATTTTGTTGATTCGCGTTATATCAGAGAGCCAGTCTGCACCACTTTCACCAAAAAAGGTTGGTGTTGGAGAGAAAAGCATCGGGCAGAGCGTCGCTTCCCCTAATTTACCTAACAGTTCTACGGTAAATAGGTCGTCATAATTGGCATCAAAATCGATATCCATCGCGATGGGGTGGCTAAATGTGATGCATCCAAAGGGGTGACCCCCTAAAGTATTGAGCTCGCTATTACCTATCTTGTTATACAAGTCGCTGGATTTTGTTGAGTACGCTTGATTAACATCACTGGAGATCTCAGCCCAATTCATATCGAGTAATTTTACATGAGCCCTTTGGTAGCTGATGGGTAAAGATACAAGTTGCTGAAGACTCAACCAGTTGCGTTCTAACTTTTGAAAATCAGGCTCATGAATGACAGCATCGAGCTGTAAACTGAGTGTAGTATCAATCTTCGATATTAGTGTGGATATCAATGAAATCAATGAGGATTTAGAGCGCAAAGAGTGTTGGTCTAGCTCAGATAATAGAGATAAAGCCTCTTTTATAAAGGTATTATCTGTATTATCTAATTGGTTAAATTTGTTTTGCCATTCCGTATCTAACTTCATACAAAAATTTTGGCCGGATTACTCCGGCCAAATCCCTATTAGCCA is drawn from Vibrio sp. SNU_ST1 and contains these coding sequences:
- a CDS encoding type VI secretion system contractile sheath domain-containing protein is translated as MKLDTEWQNKFNQLDNTDNTFIKEALSLLSELDQHSLRSKSSLISLISTLISKIDTTLSLQLDAVIHEPDFQKLERNWLSLQQLVSLPISYQRAHVKLLDMNWAEISSDVNQAYSTKSSDLYNKIGNSELNTLGGHPFGCITFSHPIAMDIDFDANYDDLFTVELLGKLGEATLCPMLFSPTPTFFGESGADWLSDITRINKILSGPDFKAWQDLRSKPSSRFIGMALPQVRLRDAYKNRRVGFVYNEQGKGSWGLANMVLATTIMREFHRVNWFGFLKSRWNDKLQGSVINLPASHYFDSHLQKPVADVSLFGQLSNFYAQSGFIPLTKSPLTNKFYFNGNNSIWQCGQNDNDKVLTQIQTTLMSCRIAHYLKVQVREMVGSFNSANECELFLTNWIEKFSSNVSFANEETLSKYPLSFAKVSVKESRSQAGSFACTLRIVPQYQFDYFSGEVVLTTDLNEVAS
- the tssH gene encoding type VI secretion system ATPase TssH: MTQVTLTNLVGKLAPTLKQALEASAGSAMNQGVGAIEVEHWVLQLISQKDPMLMTLCESQKLSIDALVNELTKKISMLPKGNEGQPTLSHGLTELIKDAWMIASVNYGHGEIVSLHLIQALMQQNVLGVTTLQLESLSNVSLESLQGLIKKTPIARNSSAPSANGAVDSTPAGNDALSKYTVNLTQQAIDGNIDPISGRNAEVRKAIDILCRKRQNNPIMVGEPGVGKTAVVEGLALRIAADEVPSALQGVQIHSLDLGLLQAGASVKGEFENRLKDVINEVKSSEVPIIVFIDEAHTLIGAGGAAGQNDAANLLKPALARGEFKTIAATTWAEYKKYFEKDPALTRRFQVVTIEEPNAEDAMQMLRGVAASLQAHHGAFIAESAIEAAVNLSIRYLPSRQLPDKAISLLDTASARIALTQGAKPEVLETLEQTIRYQENEKSALEKEEALFSNSAELIKELTLSIEENQQTLAAYYTRWEKEIELVDQIKVVQQEITEAQELNAVDSNKQQRLDGLRIELANVQGEEPLVYAMVDDNTIAQVIANWTGIPVGNMMSDEIAKLLTLEDELNTRVIGQDVAKNELAKAIRISRAGLTDNRKPIGVFLMCGPSGVGKTETAMALAEQLYGGSNDLTVINMTEFKEEHKISMLLGSPAGYVGFGEGGVLTEAIRRNPYSVLLLDEMEKAHPGVHDLFYQIFDKGHIKDSEGRTVDFKNTIIIMTSNAADQAICDVCAQTTDRIDNDKLLESIRPDLQQYFKPAFLGRTTIVPYYPLNDEELAKITEISLNRIKKKLAEQYKASFTWDTNFIQFVVDRNTDPTTGGRAVEQIINRSLMPRLAEECIGRLSRSEPITQVTVSATNNSADFDLSIK
- the tssF gene encoding type VI secretion system baseplate subunit TssF; the encoded protein is MTEPIMRYFEQELAFVRRSLGQFGQEYPTHAENLNIHQGKIEDPSMARLLDGVALLNAKVEKKLSEQLPEVIEGILSVLYPSYIQTVPSVAYLELHTEDGPIESSSLPKGSLFSSTNTKNECLFKTVDELNIAPFNLSNARALSAPFSFNRPSTANQSSAVVQISLSTGDPDVYFSHLELGDLDFFVKGFENNADSLVDLLLNNTLSISISDSECAQHSTVDNLQLKNRISDLEFKFLPEHGNQFTGYQLINEFFFFKEKRQFFRLKNFAEHANKFDESEIVINLFMSSLPSEFIRLFNRDVFKLNVVPAINLFEQTGEPIPYDHRTLSVPVNADAHSDNNIEIIEIQNVYEITPNGEVPLIPLFKEKYSHNQSYDYWQSKHDHFGEVSIAISLSDTTNTEFSKLLGTKLLCTNGKQACGVIGTLECLESIDLPGDFSPIYPPSAPIKKEIDQNIHWEFISLLNTNFTSLVQSSNPVAELKHMLSLCSRDQVSSTEIQMIHSITFNSQVSAIRVLGKNVFSPGTEIELTLDATSPYLAFADVLNRFFQQFCSFDRYIQLKIRLYGRDGFIKKYPKIHGSQLCL
- the tssE gene encoding type VI secretion system baseplate subunit TssE → MSFWKTFISNAKPYQDAEIEDIKFHLTKLLEAEASLTEIDNRLFEVNRSNFKFGIEDVHLLSATLENTQITLRIEAWIKSFEPRLHDISVELGQRKEGDNSLSFNIIAKVKTNNGERDLIFDSRIALSDLTTSIEEDSYD
- a CDS encoding type VI secretion system baseplate subunit TssG; the encoded protein is MKHFIEDLTTQPEKYDFSQAMRLLERLQSHSSTQLQIQLKSEAMPTGNPQEIQYFSLKGNKAKLRLAKEALSGVKGVIPNYIYEELLSAIHNDDHSLQDFLDVFNQRHFEITYRTNVQRWLLVENEQNSKKTALLNHFSALGKEHKEYLQYSLLLSQQSRSLTTLKKILNDFFPYSINVECKAFERRLLPTDSLTRLGTNRDFNSRLGQGFLVGKTCLVNFNNLSIFVTPKSRSEFLEIQQDDQLAKSMWSLTQHYLKDNTPVAIYLNVKRSYLTKPRLSSNVSIAARLGEIDYLAPQHSPNKSVNILLL
- a CDS encoding MFS transporter codes for the protein MNSKTSQTSTNPTSFSLSLRVKLMFAIMAVLLFSITLNATLNYFNFEKRLTETSDSTYRIVLEETHNDINQAISLGLPLPAISNIQGILDRRLKFVDGITALMVVSTSGEQLFGTGVHNQANDRQLSLDITNSFGLVEGQIKLYYSTTLLDQQKASLLKDQFLYSALWIVLSCAFAFIALKYLLEGIVDRVKGATEIIETSDGASDLLPTLAQAHKALQSPDSMSKFEKLKTKHFPVFIISLAILLTIIANLGVSYQSLDKFSQIYEVKLEQKSTLIGDSLNQMIKGLLNKGVPDNRLHGLEDEFAFFVDNHSEILSITFNGKSGSSYHYPEGNVKHASIRVSTFTPFNSDNIDNHNNSNSLSHTMQLKVTTDNNLIMNMLKESVMDMITVLVASCLVVAEIILFMCNFMIISPWNQLKKVFMLVNRDIVNHLAKTSSRDEFGKLLHLANQAIIKLKPAQPSQDIDKQDFRFIRLPLFLLVLSEASSLAFFPRFVSSLDNITGWIPDNLVTSLPISLFMLCWAISLPFSGYWSDKVGRRHSLMTGGLITSIGLVATAFVQSLEFLLIARAFTAVGYGIVFISAQGYVSDTTNDSNRTKGMATFLSSFFSGSLCGAAIGGILAEKLGYSETFMLAGLIATLSVLLVYVFFEKSSTTNSSKPLNLKDFKQLLSNKYFALITIFSAIPAKIVLTGFLYYICPVYLQFLGESSSVSGRVIMAYGLAIIVISPLSAILVDKLKNKMAFIFIGGLLSSLALLNFYFFQGTLGVLLIVIIIGIAHGICVSPQIPLVIELLSGQGIEKGKIIGIFRLTERIGNIAGPMLAGVCLSIFGYDNTILIFGVSLLVSSFSLILFFSLFLESDKQKLGVQS